The region ggatgggagtaacactaagacacacttaccgtcacgttattgggagttatagggactggatgggagtaacactaagacatacttaccgtcacgttattgggagttacagggtctggatgggagtaacactaagacatacttaccgtcacgttattgggagttacagggactggatgggagtaacactaagacatacttaccgtcacgttattgggagttatagggactggatgggagtaacactaagaaatacttaccgtcacgttattgggagttatagggtctggatgggagtaacactaagacatacttaccgtcacgttattggaagttatagggactggatgggagtaacactaagacatacttaccgtcacgttattgggagttatagggcctgggagtaacactaagacatacttaccgtcacgttattgggagttatagggtctggatgggagtaacactaagacatacttaccgtcacgttattgggagttatagggtctggatgggagtaacactaagacatacttaccgtcacgttattgggagttatagggtctggatgggagtaacactaagacatacttaccgtcacgttattgggagttatagggcctggatgggagtaacactaagacatacttaccgtcacgttattggaagttatagggactggatgggagtaacactaagacatacttaccgtcacgttattgggagttatagggtctggatgggagtaacactaagacatacttaccgtcacgttattgggagttatagggactggatgggagtaacactaagacacacttaccgtcacgttattgggagttatagggactggatgggagtaacactaagacatacttaccgtcacgttattgggagttatagggactgggtgggggtaacactaagacatacttaccgtcacgttattgggagttatagggactggatgggagtaacactaagacatacttaccgtcacgttattgggagttatagggactggatgggagtaacactaagacatacttaccgtcacgttattgggagttatagggtctggatgggagtaacactaagacatacttaccgtcacgttattgggagttatagggtctggatgggagtaacactaagacatacttaccgtcacgttattgggagttatagggactggatgggagtaacactaagacacacttaccgtcacgttattgggagttatagggactggatgggagtaacactaagacacacttaccgtcacgttattgggagttatagggactggatgggagtaacactaagacacacttaccgtcacgttattgggagttatagggcctggatgggagtaacactaagacacacttaccgtcacgttattgggagttatagggcctggatgggagtaacactaagacatacttaccgtcacgttattgggagttatagggtctggatgggagtaacactaagacatacttaccgtcacgttattgggagttatagggtctggatggtagtaacactaagacatacttaccgtcacgttattgggagttatagggcctgggagtaacactaagacatacttaccgtcacgttattgggagttatagggactggatgggagtaacactaagacatacttaccgtcacgttattgggagttatagggtctggatgggagtaacactaagacatacttaccgtcacgttattgggagttatagggcctggatgggagtaacactaagacatacttaccgtcacgttattgggagttatagggcctggatgggagtaacactaagacatacttaccatcacattattgggagttatagggtctggatgggagtaacactaagacatacttaccgtcacgttattggaagataacgtTACACGATACAGtaataatgtgacattaacccAATGCTAACGAGATGTAGAACGGACGCTGttcttgcatataattagctttgaggatacacgttaacctcagggaacatcaCGCCCGCTCCTGTTTAAGGTAACATCGCGCGTCCAGATTTAATGGATCTAGCCCAaaaagagagtgagaaagagaaaaTATATAGATCCACCTTCTcatttccccccttctcccttctgcAGGTGATTTGTGGCCAGGAAGACTCCTCTGACTCAGATGATAAAGAACAATCAGATACCAAACCCCACCCCAGACTCCGAGCTCCCAGGAGGAAACTTCCCCCCACTTCCCGACCCCGCCTCTCAAGCCCCCAAAATGCAACCATACTGCAGCTGCTCTCCAACTCCCCTGAGTTCTGGGATGTCCTGGGAAGCCTATCCGAGCTGGATCAGAACCAGGGACCACCCGTCCCATCCCGGGGCAGGCGTCAATCCGTGCTGAGGTACAATGGACGTGCCAAGAAGGTCTTCGGTTGGGGGGACTTCTACTCCAACATCAAGACCGTGAAGCTCAACCTCCTCATCACGGGGAAGGTGGTGGACCACGGTAATGGGTCCTTCAGCATCTACTTCAGACACAACTCGACGGGCCAAGGGAACGTGTCCATCAGTCTAGTTCCACCCTCCAAGGTCCTTGAATTTGACATGGAGCAGCAGATGCATGTTGAAGCAAAAGAATCCAAGATCTTCAACTGCAGGGTGGAATTCGAGAAGGTGGACAGGGCCATTAAGACAGGTCTGTGCCCCCACGACCCATCAAAGATATGCCACCAGCAGCAAACGCACAGCCGTGTCTCCTGGGCCTGCTCCCACCCCTTCAAAATCGTCTGTGTTTACATCTCATTTTACACCACTGACTACAGACTGGTGCAGAAGGTCTGTCCTGACTATAACTATCACAACAGCTCCCCTTACTCATCCTCCGGTTAAGACATAACGACGAGCGGAATGGTGGAAGAAGTGGGATTGCTCACAGCCCAAGTAGGGCTGCTTTGGGTCTACCTTTTATGGACTTCCTGTGCCTTGGtctgttgtggtgtgtgtgtgtgtacttctgGGGAAAGCAGAGCGCGCCGGGCAGGTGGTCTCGAGAAACATGAAACTTGAATGACAATGATATACAGTGATTAGTCACAGCTACATTGTCACCACACCGCAGGGCTCACAATCTCGCTGGAGCTCTAGCGGGACTATGGGGTGGCTCCAATCAGATCCCTTCTGCCCCATTGCAACATTTATGTTTTTTAAGtgttggcagtgaagaggttaaattgAATGTCAGCAAGGTGGCTGCAAcacggtcattaggtcactttgccccaacgtgggactgactctttaacccattaaacacgtccctgtcattaggtgactttgcccctacgtgggactgaccctttaacccattaaacacgttcctgtcattaggtcactttgcccctacgtgggactgacccttaacccattaaacacctcTCTGTCATGAGGTCACTTTGCCCTTACATGGGACTGaccttttaacccattaaacacgtccctgtcataaGGTCACTTTACTCCTACGTGGGAATGACCCTATAGCCCATTAAACACGCCcgttattaggtcactttgcccctacgtgggactgacccttaacccattaaacacctcTCTGTCAtgaggtcactttgcccctacatgggactgaccttttaacccattaaacacgtccctgtcataaGGTCACTTTACTCCTACGTGGGAATGACCCTATAGCCCATTAAACACGCCcgttattaggtcactttgcccctacgtgggactgaccctttaacccacaGACAGAACTTATATACTTAAAAGGACCATTCAAGATTACATCCCTTCACTGCCAGAACAATTAAATGAGGTATAGGTGTGGTTgtcaggtgtgtatgtatgtatatattatttaggGTGGGCGATATATATTTTCGTGGTGCTGTGCTCTCTGGACATTATCTCTTACTACACAGGCACTCTTGATGTCtgcaaagaaaagaaaatatatttgcCGTCTTTTCATTTATTTCTTCATTTTTACCGTAGAAGGTTATAAAAAGGAAGACCTgggatatgtatgtatatgtgtatattatatggatgtagaggtatcagtagcgtgttagccgagctttaataatcaaaaacaaataggcgataccgttctgtggctaacgaaatgcttttatttgtgcgagctttcgagatacactgatctcttcttccggcggtgttacaatggataaagcacaaaaggtttaacttaaaaacagtgcatataataATGTTATcggtgactgaaacctatccctccccccccccccccccgtgctgtatgcgatttatgacttgaggtgttaaatagtccctgaatgttagtgatgtaagagtgtgtgtgtgtgtatgtaaataaaaaTTTGTAAAGAGCCCGCAGTGTATGCaacactttacaaaaggtgtgtgtggagtgggagtgtatatcaatggtgtgggtaggcgTGGAAATGTATGAGGCtgtggcataactaaaagtgtgtgtagatactatgtggtccctattggtatatagggatagaattacaaagagtatttgtatgtgtaagagacagctgtgtgcatatatatatatagcacagtatgtatggacatggtctttagcactcatgggaagagagttctctcatgtcagtagtgactcataaaacttcggtctcagtttaggccatcgctaagtgtcccgaacagttgcataaatttgtattcatgcaacggtctctctttcggtgttctaagattacctttgagtatggccaccttcagatcgttcatcttgtggccagagtcagagaaatgttcgccgacaggactgtctcttgttccgcgtgtgatgctgtggcgatgcagattcattctcttgtttagcccccgTCCCGTCTCAACTATGTAGCAGCAgctccctgggcatttcatgcacatgatgaggtacacgacattgctggaggaataggtgaaccttcctctgattttggactccagattcctgtgtggtatttgcattgtgcccgctgtgtggagcattgcgcaggttttgcatcttgcgtcctggcatggtcttgtcccgcattcagttgtacttcTGAATACTTTtctcctcaccatcatttccttgagattatggggttgtctgtatgataataagggtgcttcagggaagacctgttgcagtcttgtatcttcctggaggatgggttgtagtttcctggcgatcttgtgtagggcttctaggtgtgggttatatgtgaccaccaaaggaaccctgtcgcttgtctctttctgtctgtattcaaggagatcacttcttggtattctggtggctttgtggatttgctggtctacaattctgtggttatatccagtttatgaaatccgatctcaaggccgtaatccgctggcctctatctgctgtgtcagagcatatccggttgtatcgtatggatTGACTGTAggtggttgcatgcttagtgtgtgtggggtggaagctgttgtccctcaaatagctggctctgtctgtaggtttgcggtatacagaagtctgtagttggttgttctttaaaTTAATGGTGgtgtccggggaatgggtgagtttgaggctgatggtcgggtggaacgtattgaagttctcatggaattgtaggaggtcctgttcgtcATATGCCACAGcatcttacatttccacacccaccctcaccactgatatacactcccactccacacagcCCTTTTCTAAAGCGcagtatacactgtgggctcttcaccaatttttacacacacactctctctcacacacattcagggaccatttaacacctccagTCATAAAacagcatactgcacaggggggaggggtaggtttctgtcacagataacattattatatgcactgttttaaagttaaaacccttttttggcttcattcattgtaacaccgccgaaagaagagatcagcgtaacaccgccgaaagaagagatcagcgtaacatcgccggcagaagagatcagcgtaacaccgccggaagaagagatcagcgtaacaccgccggaagaagagatcagtgtaacaccgccggaagaagagatcagtgtaacaccgccggaagaagagatcagtgtaacaccgccggaagaagagatcagcgtaacaccgccggaagagatcagtgtaacaccgccggaagaagagatcagtgtaacaccgccggaagaagagatcagcgtaacactgcgggaagaagagatcagtgtaacaccgccggaagaagagatcagtgtaacaccgccggaagaagagatcagtgtaacaccaccagaagaagagatcagtatctcgaaagctcgcacacataaaagcatttcgttagccacagaacggtatcgagtattattttttgattatatatatacataaaagtgtgtgtgtatatatatatatatatattttttttcttttttgttgtgtgtgtgtgtgtgtatatatatatatatatatatatatatatatatatatatatatatatatatatatatatatatatatatatttatggtgtgtgtatatatatatatacacacacacacacacacacgtctgtgtgtgtgtctctgtgtatatataaagcGAAGTGTCTGATCACAGTAGCTCTGTGTATTAATTCACTAATTACCAGGCCACGTGTTCTCAGATCAGCATCTTTCTGTTCTGATCCCAACAGCAGCTGTTCCACCTAAACCACACAAtccatcttcccccctccccgcgctctctctccctacatCATATGCTTAAAGGGTCAGTCACAcgcaggggcaaagtgacctaatgacagggacgtgtttaatgggttaaagggtcagtcccacgtaggggcaaagtgacctaatgacagggacgtgtttaatgggttaaagggtcagtcccacgtaggggcaaagtgacctaatgacagggacgtgtttaatgggttaaagggtcggtcccacgtaggggcaaagtgacctaatgacagggatgtgtttaatgggttaaagggacagtcccacgtatgGGCAAAGTGAcctgacagggacgtgtttaatgggttaaagggtcagtcccacataggggcaaagtgacctaatgacagggacgtgtttaatgggttcaaAAATCCTCTTTACTCCCCATTAGATGCACCGTCCTCACACATCTGCCATAATAAATATTCCTTCACCATTCAAAATCACTGCTCGGGATAGATCAACATGGCCGACAGACCCAAACAAAGCTTTCCATTCCTGTCTGACGAGGTCACGGCCTCACGTGCGCAGAAGGAGCGAGCGTGagagcagaggattctgggagcggTGACATATACAGCTTCCAGGCATTACACAGTAACATAGAGACGGCGACTTCAGGCTCCTGGCTTATTAAAAggcgatatatatacacacacatatatacacgtgCACGGTGTATCTGACAAGCTGGCGTCTAATCCTGGCCGTAAGATACTCATCCCTGCTCTAGGCGCGCGCAAGGTCTGCGGCAAGatcttacaattaaaaaaaaacagaggagATTAAATGAAGCCGAAAGCCGTTAAGGTGTAAACGAGTTAGCAGAATATGTCGAGCTGGCTAATGGGGAGTCCCAGGACGGAGGTCATTACTGCAGCACTACACAGCGGTACTGAGTACGGTGGGGGGACAGCGGCTCACGCATCGGGGACCCCTGGGTCAAACCCCtccactgtgccctccccccGACTCCGGCACCAACATAAGCTCTGCAGGGGGGCAGAGACGGCCCTATTAGAAACCCCAAACGTCCCTGTGAAACCTATTGAACAGGccttcattattttatttttttgcagggcTTCTTAAATATGACCGCTTGCGCGGATGCAAGCTGGAATCTCTACGGCGCCCTCGCTGT is a window of Ascaphus truei isolate aAscTru1 chromosome 23, aAscTru1.hap1, whole genome shotgun sequence DNA encoding:
- the NXPH3 gene encoding neurexophilin-3; this translates as MDLAQKESEKEKIYRSTFSFPPFSLLQVICGQEDSSDSDDKEQSDTKPHPRLRAPRRKLPPTSRPRLSSPQNATILQLLSNSPEFWDVLGSLSELDQNQGPPVPSRGRRQSVLRYNGRAKKVFGWGDFYSNIKTVKLNLLITGKVVDHGNGSFSIYFRHNSTGQGNVSISLVPPSKVLEFDMEQQMHVEAKESKIFNCRVEFEKVDRAIKTGLCPHDPSKICHQQQTHSRVSWACSHPFKIVCVYISFYTTDYRLVQKVCPDYNYHNSSPYSSSG